One genomic segment of Pandoraea thiooxydans includes these proteins:
- the tcdA gene encoding tRNA cyclic N6-threonylcarbamoyladenosine(37) synthase TcdA: MGSASSQTLLVDSRRFGGIARLYGDAGLAALRAAHVCVIGIGGVGSWVAEALARSAVGHLTLIDLDHVAESNTNRQIHALEGNYGKAKVQAMAERIGAINPQCQITIIEDFIEMDNLDALLGSGFDWIIDAIDSVRVKTALIAWAARRGQPIITVGGAGGQLDPTRIRIDDLARTIQDPLLSKVRAQLRRLHGFARGPKAKFGIPAVYSDEPLIYPDAACAPDGEPVAGPQGLNCAGFGASMCVTAGFGLAASAYVLTRLAKK, from the coding sequence ATGGGGAGTGCGTCTTCGCAGACGCTTCTGGTCGACTCGCGCCGCTTCGGGGGCATCGCGCGGCTTTATGGCGATGCAGGCCTGGCGGCTTTGCGTGCTGCGCACGTCTGTGTCATCGGCATCGGCGGTGTCGGATCCTGGGTGGCCGAAGCGCTGGCGCGCAGCGCGGTCGGACACCTGACCCTGATCGATCTCGACCACGTCGCCGAGAGCAACACCAACCGGCAGATTCATGCACTCGAGGGCAATTACGGCAAGGCCAAGGTGCAGGCCATGGCCGAGCGCATCGGCGCAATTAATCCGCAGTGCCAAATCACCATTATCGAGGACTTTATCGAGATGGACAATCTCGATGCCCTGCTGGGCTCGGGCTTCGACTGGATCATCGATGCAATCGACAGCGTGCGCGTAAAAACGGCATTGATCGCGTGGGCCGCCCGGCGCGGTCAGCCGATCATCACGGTCGGCGGCGCGGGCGGCCAACTCGACCCCACGCGCATTCGCATCGACGACCTCGCACGCACCATCCAGGATCCGCTGCTGTCCAAGGTGCGTGCGCAGTTGCGACGGCTACACGGTTTCGCGCGCGGCCCGAAAGCCAAATTCGGGATACCTGCCGTCTATTCCGACGAGCCGCTGATTTATCCGGATGCCGCCTGTGCGCCCGATGGCGAACCGGTTGCCGGGCCTCAGGGGCTCAATTGCGCGGGCTTTGGCGCCAGCATGTGCGTGACCGCTGGTTTTGGCCTGGCCGCGAGCGCTTACGTGCTCACGCGGCTGGCCAAAAAATAG
- a CDS encoding AMP-binding protein has protein sequence MEKVWLKSYPPGVPAEIDMDEFSSLLDVFHQSCAKFPQRPAFCNLGTTLTYAELDAQSRAFAAYLQSLPGLTKGARVAIMMPNLLQYPVALFGVLRAGMVVVNVNPLYTAPELEHQLQDAGAEVIVVVENFAATLQQVVARTPVKHVITTQIGDMVSAPKRWIVNFVVKRVKKMVPAWHIGHAVRFNTVLAKGARLALNEPPLTHDDIAFIQYTGGTTGVAKGAVLSHGNMIANLQQAHAWVGNGLELGKEAVVTALPLYHIFCLTANCLVFMKLGGLNLLITNPRDMRGFVAELKHWHFTAMTGVNTLFNGLLHTPGFEALDFSAMKFALGGGAAVQRAVADRWQQVTGHPLIEAYGLTEASPAVCINPVGSQYNGTIGLPIPSTEISIRNDANQDLGVGQEGELCVRGPQVMKGYWHRPDETAQVLSDDGWLRTGDIAVVDEQGYVRITDRKKDMIIVSGFNVYPNEVEGVVAACPGVLECAVVGVPDERSGEAVKVVVVKKSPELTEQAVIDYCRKNLTGYKIPRIVEFRTELPKTPVGKVLRRELR, from the coding sequence ATGGAAAAGGTCTGGTTGAAGAGTTATCCGCCCGGGGTGCCCGCCGAAATCGACATGGACGAGTTTTCGTCGCTGCTCGACGTGTTCCACCAAAGCTGCGCCAAATTCCCGCAACGGCCCGCCTTCTGCAATCTCGGCACGACTCTCACCTATGCGGAACTGGACGCCCAAAGCCGCGCGTTTGCCGCGTATCTGCAGTCGCTGCCAGGCCTGACCAAGGGCGCACGGGTAGCGATCATGATGCCCAATTTGCTGCAATATCCGGTCGCGCTGTTCGGCGTGTTGCGCGCCGGCATGGTGGTGGTCAATGTGAATCCGCTCTACACCGCGCCGGAACTCGAGCATCAGTTGCAGGACGCCGGTGCCGAGGTGATCGTGGTGGTCGAGAATTTTGCCGCCACCTTGCAGCAGGTCGTGGCGCGCACGCCGGTCAAGCACGTGATCACGACGCAGATCGGCGACATGGTGAGCGCACCCAAACGCTGGATCGTCAATTTCGTCGTCAAACGGGTCAAGAAAATGGTGCCCGCCTGGCATATCGGCCATGCGGTGCGGTTCAACACGGTGCTGGCCAAGGGTGCGCGTCTCGCGCTGAACGAGCCGCCCCTCACGCACGACGACATCGCCTTTATTCAATACACCGGCGGCACCACTGGCGTGGCCAAGGGCGCCGTGCTCAGCCACGGCAACATGATCGCCAATCTGCAACAGGCGCATGCCTGGGTCGGCAACGGGCTCGAGCTCGGCAAGGAAGCCGTCGTCACGGCGCTGCCGCTCTACCACATCTTCTGTCTGACCGCGAACTGCCTGGTGTTCATGAAGCTGGGCGGCTTGAATCTGCTGATCACCAACCCGCGCGACATGCGCGGCTTCGTTGCCGAACTCAAGCACTGGCATTTCACCGCGATGACGGGCGTCAATACCTTGTTCAACGGGTTGTTGCACACGCCAGGATTCGAGGCCCTCGACTTCAGCGCGATGAAGTTTGCCCTGGGCGGCGGCGCGGCCGTGCAGCGCGCGGTGGCCGACCGCTGGCAACAAGTGACCGGTCATCCGCTGATCGAAGCCTACGGCCTGACCGAGGCGTCGCCGGCGGTGTGCATCAATCCGGTCGGCAGCCAATACAATGGCACGATCGGGCTGCCGATTCCCTCGACCGAGATCAGCATTCGCAACGATGCCAACCAGGATCTCGGCGTCGGCCAGGAGGGCGAGCTGTGCGTGCGCGGGCCGCAGGTCATGAAAGGCTACTGGCATCGCCCCGACGAAACCGCTCAAGTGCTCAGCGACGACGGCTGGCTGCGCACCGGCGATATCGCGGTGGTCGACGAACAGGGCTACGTGCGCATCACCGACCGCAAGAAGGACATGATCATCGTGTCGGGTTTCAACGTCTATCCGAACGAGGTCGAAGGTGTGGTGGCGGCCTGCCCCGGCGTGCTGGAGTGCGCGGTGGTGGGTGTGCCCGACGAGCGCAGCGGCGAGGCGGTCAAGGTCGTGGTGGTCAAGAAATCGCCCGAACTGACCGAGCAGGCCGTGATCGATTACTGTCGCAAGAATCTCACCGGCTACAAGATTCCCCGAATCGTCGAATTCCGCACGGAATTGCCCAAGACGCCCGTGGGCAAAGTGCTGCGCCGCGAACTGCGCTAG
- a CDS encoding MFS transporter, with the protein MSAPSHSRLYCRIAVRIIPFLFICYVLNFIDRVNIGFAKLQFLHDLGLGEGAFGMATGIFFISYAAFELPSNLMLARIGARKTLMRIMLLWGLCTVGQTFMTGATSLYVLRFLLGMAEAGFFPGLILYLSYWFPDTVRARVNSVLLLAVPIAGIVGGPLSGSIMSQLHDFMGLRGWQWLFLIEGVPAIVLGLLAPFMLSDRPDTAKWLSGAERQMLQQDLTHTHAKAVIGHEHISLMEILRSRRILGLATVYFCIYVGLVAVAFWGPTILKFSGVVSVASIGWLSGLISVLTMLGNLAIAYSSDRRMERRWHIAGCMVATAVSLFLLRFSLGNVPVTVALVAIAQLSIFTVPIIYWTIPAAQLVGRSAAAGIAIISALGSIGGAFSSWIVGGMMARTGSPYAGLAIVGGLLLFGAILLMWMVPGKSSEFTKPLQQVA; encoded by the coding sequence ATGTCAGCGCCATCCCACTCGCGCCTGTATTGCAGGATCGCGGTCCGCATCATCCCGTTTCTGTTCATCTGCTACGTCCTGAATTTCATCGATCGCGTCAACATCGGCTTCGCCAAACTGCAATTTCTACATGACCTTGGGCTGGGGGAAGGGGCCTTCGGCATGGCGACGGGCATCTTTTTCATTAGCTACGCGGCGTTCGAGCTGCCGAGCAATCTGATGCTCGCTCGTATTGGAGCCCGCAAGACACTCATGCGCATCATGCTCCTGTGGGGCCTATGCACGGTTGGCCAGACATTCATGACTGGCGCGACCTCGTTGTATGTCCTGCGCTTTTTGTTGGGCATGGCCGAGGCCGGCTTTTTCCCGGGCCTTATTCTGTACTTGTCGTACTGGTTTCCCGATACCGTGCGAGCTCGCGTCAATAGCGTCCTGCTGCTGGCCGTGCCGATCGCGGGAATTGTCGGCGGACCGCTATCCGGCTCGATCATGAGCCAGTTGCACGATTTCATGGGCTTGCGCGGATGGCAGTGGCTATTCCTTATCGAGGGCGTGCCAGCCATCGTGCTGGGGTTACTCGCTCCGTTTATGCTCAGCGATCGCCCGGACACTGCGAAGTGGCTCTCCGGTGCTGAACGGCAGATGCTGCAGCAAGACCTGACGCACACGCATGCCAAGGCCGTTATCGGGCACGAGCACATAAGCCTGATGGAAATTCTCCGCAGCCGACGCATCCTCGGTCTTGCGACGGTGTACTTCTGCATCTACGTCGGGCTCGTTGCGGTGGCCTTCTGGGGGCCAACAATCCTCAAGTTCTCGGGAGTGGTCAGCGTCGCGAGCATCGGTTGGCTCTCCGGCCTGATCTCCGTGCTGACGATGCTCGGCAACCTCGCGATCGCATACAGCTCCGATCGCCGCATGGAGCGTCGCTGGCATATCGCCGGGTGCATGGTCGCCACGGCCGTTAGCCTGTTTCTGCTTCGCTTTTCTCTTGGCAACGTCCCCGTTACCGTCGCGCTCGTGGCAATTGCCCAGCTATCGATTTTCACGGTGCCGATTATCTACTGGACGATTCCCGCGGCTCAGTTGGTGGGGCGCAGCGCCGCAGCCGGGATTGCCATTATCAGCGCCTTGGGTTCGATTGGAGGGGCGTTCAGTTCATGGATCGTGGGCGGCATGATGGCTCGCACCGGTTCACCTTACGCCGGGCTTGCGATTGTCGGCGGGTTGCTCCTGTTTGGGGCGATTTTGCTGATGTGGATGGTCCCCGGCAAGTCGAGTGAATTTACCAAGCCTTTGCAGCAGGTCGCCTAG
- a CDS encoding acetolactate synthase large subunit, producing MQNGACLVLKTARDAGVRVCFANPGTTEMPFVGALDMVPGVRAVLGLFEGVCTGAADGYGRMAGTPAMTLLHLGPGHANGIANLHNARRARTPILNIVGDHTRAHLKYDSPLTSDIESLARPVSVWYRSVATEADLARDTAEAIQATMGAQRGVATLVLPVDLQSVSVDATLQGVVPKIPAPTFDRQRVAKIAELLGSKKPAVLLMGDRALSERGQRAAARIAAVTGAVCLSETFPARTERGAGLPDIDRLPYFPEPAREALAGRQVVLAGALAPVTYFGYEGISSELAPPESIALLAAPGEAADQALEAVADCLGATQETAATGAELWNIEPGQLTPQAIGRILSNALPENAIVSVEGGTCGYPFVTASARARRHTVLTNTGGAIGQGLPVALGAAVACPERRVFALQSDGSAQYTIQSLWTMARERLPVVILIASNRRYAILQTELTRGGLPTDAPNSRLLTELTDPAIDWMSLSRGYGVPAERATTTLQLVQALERALAYREGPCLIEMCLP from the coding sequence ATGCAAAATGGCGCGTGCCTTGTGCTCAAGACCGCACGCGACGCGGGAGTGCGCGTTTGTTTCGCCAACCCTGGAACCACAGAAATGCCGTTTGTCGGGGCGCTTGACATGGTTCCCGGCGTGCGCGCCGTCCTCGGGCTATTTGAAGGGGTATGCACGGGGGCGGCAGACGGCTATGGCCGCATGGCCGGCACGCCAGCCATGACGCTGCTGCACCTCGGTCCGGGCCACGCGAATGGAATAGCGAATCTGCACAATGCTCGGCGCGCACGCACGCCAATCTTGAATATCGTCGGCGACCACACGCGGGCACACCTGAAGTACGACTCTCCGCTGACATCGGACATCGAATCGCTGGCTCGTCCAGTATCGGTGTGGTACCGGAGTGTGGCCACCGAGGCCGACCTGGCCCGCGATACCGCCGAGGCAATTCAGGCGACCATGGGCGCGCAGCGCGGTGTTGCAACGCTGGTGTTGCCCGTCGATCTGCAATCGGTCAGCGTTGACGCGACGCTTCAGGGCGTCGTGCCGAAAATTCCTGCGCCGACCTTCGATAGGCAGCGAGTCGCGAAGATTGCCGAGTTGCTGGGTAGCAAAAAGCCGGCGGTCCTGCTGATGGGGGACCGGGCGCTTTCCGAGCGTGGCCAGCGGGCCGCCGCGCGCATCGCTGCGGTGACTGGCGCTGTGTGTTTGAGCGAGACCTTCCCGGCGCGTACCGAACGCGGCGCCGGATTGCCCGACATCGACCGCCTGCCGTACTTCCCTGAACCGGCGCGAGAGGCGCTCGCGGGACGCCAGGTTGTGCTGGCCGGTGCGTTGGCTCCGGTGACTTATTTTGGTTACGAAGGTATTTCGAGCGAGTTGGCGCCACCCGAGAGCATTGCCTTGCTGGCGGCCCCGGGCGAGGCTGCCGACCAGGCATTGGAGGCGGTCGCCGACTGCCTTGGCGCGACGCAGGAGACTGCCGCCACAGGCGCCGAGCTCTGGAATATCGAGCCCGGTCAACTGACCCCACAGGCGATCGGCCGCATCCTGTCGAACGCATTACCCGAGAACGCGATCGTCTCGGTCGAGGGCGGTACTTGCGGATATCCATTCGTCACCGCATCGGCGCGGGCGCGACGCCATACCGTCCTGACGAATACGGGCGGCGCGATCGGGCAGGGATTGCCGGTTGCGCTCGGCGCGGCAGTGGCCTGCCCCGAGCGGCGCGTCTTTGCTCTTCAGTCCGATGGCAGTGCGCAATACACGATTCAATCGCTTTGGACCATGGCAAGGGAGCGCTTGCCAGTCGTCATTCTGATCGCGTCGAACAGGCGCTATGCAATTCTGCAGACGGAATTGACGCGCGGCGGATTGCCGACAGACGCACCGAACTCGCGTTTGCTCACGGAGTTGACCGACCCGGCGATCGACTGGATGTCGCTGTCGAGAGGCTACGGCGTGCCGGCCGAACGGGCAACCACGACACTGCAGCTGGTCCAGGCACTCGAGCGGGCGCTCGCTTACCGCGAGGGCCCGTGCCTCATCGAGATGTGCTTGCCCTGA